TGTACATGATCGAGTAGATGCGCCCCGTCTCGGCCTGGACGCGGCGTACCTCGGCGAGCTGTTCCAGGGTGGTGATCCCGGGCTTGTCGCTCATGTAATCCTTCCCTGCGCGCATCACGCGGATGCCGAGCGGTGCCCGCTGGTTCGGGATCGTGGCGGATACGACGAGCTGGATCGACGGATCCTCCAGGATCTCCTCCGCGCTCGACGCCCGCTTTGCATCCGGGTAGCGGCGTGCGAACTGGGCGCCGAGGTCCGGTTCGGCGGAGAAGAAGGAGACCAGCTCCCCACCGCCACGTTTCACCGCCTCCACCTGCCCGTAGATGTGGCCGTGGTTCATCCCGATCGCCGCGAAGCGGATACGCGCCTGGCGGCTGCGGGAGCGGCTGGTGAGGATCGCCGGAGCTGCGGCCGCGACGCCCGGCAGCGCGGCTGCCGCCGCGGCACCGGTGGCGAGGCGAACCGAGGTGGTCAGAAGCTCGCGTCGGGTGATCTTCTTCATGCGTGGGGTAGGAATGGTCGGGGTGGCCGCATCGGCTACCCGGGTGAATCAGTCGTCCCGCAGGGCAATGGGGAGGAGTGTCTCCCAGCGTTCCCTTCGGTCGGCACCGCTGGGTGATGGTGACCCGGTCTCCCGGAGGTGGGTGGAGTAGCCGAGCTGCTCCGCTCCCAGCTCGCTGAGAAGCGACTCCAGCAGCTGCAGGGTCTCCGGGTCATCAGTGACGTGGGCGAGCAGCTGGAGCCGCGGGATGGCGAAGGACCGGGTGCCCGACTCCCGGACCACGCGGGCGTACTCCAGAAGCTCCGAACGCGCCTCCTCGTAGCGCTCGAGACCGATGAGCAGGAAGAGGAGAGTATAGCGGGTGCGAACCACGTCGGGGGAGAGGCGGATCAGCTTGCGGCAGATCCGCATTGCTTCCTCGAAGGAGCGGGCGTCCAGGAAAGCATCGATGGCCCAGCCGTAGCTAACCTTGGCCTGCTCGATCCGGCTGTCGTAGACGCATTCGTCTCCGGCCAATTCGAACGCCCTCGCTCGCTCGAGCGGGGGAGACGTCTGACGCTCGCTCACCGACATGTGTGATGACTTCCCACGGTCTCCCCCACCCCTGCGATCACGCGCTCGGCAGGGGCAGAGACGGATACGGCGCGGAGCTCCCGTTGGAGGCCACCGCTACCGAGTAGAGCTCGCTGACCACCGGGGTCGCGAAGAACGGGGTGAGCTTCGCTACCTGTTCCCTAAGGTAGCCGCTCGTTTCGCTGGCGGCGAGGTCCGCCTCGGAGGCCCACTGGGTGATCGAGATGGCGCGCTCGGTGATCGGGTCGATCAGCAGCATGGCCCGCCGGAAGCCCGGCTGCCGCCGCGCCGCCGGCAGAATCGATTCGCGGTAGATCCGTGTCGCCTCCTCCGCCGT
This genomic stretch from Longimicrobiaceae bacterium harbors:
- a CDS encoding antibiotic biosynthesis monooxygenase — translated: MHARVITVQLKPGTAEEATRIYRESILPAARRQPGFRRAMLLIDPITERAISITQWASEADLAASETSGYLREQVAKLTPFFATPVVSELYSVAVASNGSSAPYPSLPLPSA